The following coding sequences are from one Augochlora pura isolate Apur16 chromosome 6, APUR_v2.2.1, whole genome shotgun sequence window:
- the LOC144471576 gene encoding uncharacterized protein LOC144471576 isoform X1 — protein MAQEIPETTYVPEVAEDARKERERRTVQDGTALWKRRKEELERQKHREQRELQQILENYSPWGKPGGGAPCAATLRKKNVPLEPIEAIEPPNPLDPLESLEHLELGRCPNFGQGWTSDATIERIHRKHINPMDVTDTNRFFDDKGTPGVVPGMPPVEEPMRRYDEEVQVYELTGGVELVPLLTSRRYYSQPQSTRYVATDATRPGYTIEPMAARRETLSNARRSIHAAFVGRLRRLGIGNREYIAELVEQMRRKREHALEERRMEQESCRRHFDTWRRLWGRPGHGAPIDHAHRNNLYNILYRPAIY, from the exons ATGGCGCAGGAAATCCCGGAGACGACGTATGTACCGGAAGTCGCGGAGGACGCGAGAAAGGAGCGGGAAAGGCGGACCGTTCAAGACGGGACTGCGCTCTGGAAGCGGCGAAAGGAGGAGCTGGAACGTCAGAAGCACCGTGAACAGCGTGAA CTCCAGCAAATCTTGGAGAATTATTCACCGTGGGGGAAGCCAGGGGGTGGCGCGCCATGCGCGGCAACCCTTCGGAAGAAGAACGTTCCGTTGGAGCCGATCGAAGCGATCGAGCCCCCCAACCCCTTGGATCCACTCGAGTCCCTGGAGCACCTGGAGCTCGGGAGGTGTCCAAATTTCGGCCAG GGATGGACGAGCGATGCGACGATCGAGAGGATCCATCGGAAGCATATTAATCCCATGGACGTCACGGATACGAACAGGTTCTTCGATGACAAAGGGACGCCAG GTGTCGTCCCGGGTATGCCGCCGGTGGAGGAACCGATGCGCCGATACGACGAGGAAGTTCAGGTATACGAGTTGACCGGGGGCGTGGAATTGGTGCCGCTTTTGACCAGCAGGCGTTATTACTCGCAGCCACAAAGCACTCGTTACGTCGCGACCGACGCTACGCGGCCTGGATACACGATAGAGCC TATGGCCGCGAGGCGAGAGACGCTGTCGAACGCACGGAGGTCCATTCACGCCGCTTTTGTCGGCAGATTGCGAAGGCTGGGGATCGGGAACCGCGAGTACATTGCCGAGCTCGTCGAGCAAATGCGACGGAAACGGGAGCACGCATTG GAGGAACGACGGATGGAACAAGAGAGCTGTCGCAGGCACTTCGATACCTGGAGGAGGCTCTGGGGTCGACCGGGCCACGGCGCCCCCATAGATCATGCACATCGTAACAATCTATACAACATCCTCTACCGTCCGGCCATCTATTGA
- the LOC144471576 gene encoding uncharacterized protein LOC144471576 isoform X2 has translation MAQEIPETTYVPEVAEDARKERERRTVQDGTALWKRRKEELERQKHREQRELQQILENYSPWGKPGGGAPCAATLRKKNVPLEPIEAIEPPNPLDPLESLEHLELGRCPNFGQGWTSDATIERIHRKHINPMDVTDTNRFFDDKGTPGVVPGMPPVEEPMRRYDEEVQVYELTGGVELVPLLTSRRYYSQPQSTRYVATDATRPGYTIEPLRRLGIGNREYIAELVEQMRRKREHALEERRMEQESCRRHFDTWRRLWGRPGHGAPIDHAHRNNLYNILYRPAIY, from the exons ATGGCGCAGGAAATCCCGGAGACGACGTATGTACCGGAAGTCGCGGAGGACGCGAGAAAGGAGCGGGAAAGGCGGACCGTTCAAGACGGGACTGCGCTCTGGAAGCGGCGAAAGGAGGAGCTGGAACGTCAGAAGCACCGTGAACAGCGTGAA CTCCAGCAAATCTTGGAGAATTATTCACCGTGGGGGAAGCCAGGGGGTGGCGCGCCATGCGCGGCAACCCTTCGGAAGAAGAACGTTCCGTTGGAGCCGATCGAAGCGATCGAGCCCCCCAACCCCTTGGATCCACTCGAGTCCCTGGAGCACCTGGAGCTCGGGAGGTGTCCAAATTTCGGCCAG GGATGGACGAGCGATGCGACGATCGAGAGGATCCATCGGAAGCATATTAATCCCATGGACGTCACGGATACGAACAGGTTCTTCGATGACAAAGGGACGCCAG GTGTCGTCCCGGGTATGCCGCCGGTGGAGGAACCGATGCGCCGATACGACGAGGAAGTTCAGGTATACGAGTTGACCGGGGGCGTGGAATTGGTGCCGCTTTTGACCAGCAGGCGTTATTACTCGCAGCCACAAAGCACTCGTTACGTCGCGACCGACGCTACGCGGCCTGGATACACGATAGAGCC ATTGCGAAGGCTGGGGATCGGGAACCGCGAGTACATTGCCGAGCTCGTCGAGCAAATGCGACGGAAACGGGAGCACGCATTG GAGGAACGACGGATGGAACAAGAGAGCTGTCGCAGGCACTTCGATACCTGGAGGAGGCTCTGGGGTCGACCGGGCCACGGCGCCCCCATAGATCATGCACATCGTAACAATCTATACAACATCCTCTACCGTCCGGCCATCTATTGA